Genomic DNA from Mus musculus strain C57BL/6J chromosome 11, GRCm38.p6 C57BL/6J:
TAAGTATATGACCTGAACGGGGCTAATTGGCATATCCCCCAGGCCCCACTCCATGATTGGTTAAAAGATGGCTATATGGGTCTAAACTAATGATACACGAAGTCCAGACTTTTCTTGGAGGCTATGTGACCCTGGAGAACTAAGTAAAGGGGTAGGACATCAAAGCCACCCAGCCTCCATGCTCAAGAGGACTCAAGAGGGATGTGTCACTAGGTACCCAACCCTCTAGGCCCATGAAGCCCAAACTGTACCTTGCAGAGCCCACATGTTGTAAGAGGACAAGTGGCTGGTAAGCACCTCTCGGGTCTGGGTAGGGATGCTGGGTCCCATTATGCTGGTGGAGGAGCCGATCTCCATACCGTACCTATAAGGGGAAGGCATGAGCATGTCTCTGGCACACTGTTCCCCAAAAGCAGTCTAACTTTTAACCAgaagcaaaaaaccaaaccaaaccaacagatATGGCGCATGTGCTTTCCTCAGGATGGCAGTGCATGGAGGTGCACACCTAtgatcacagcactcagaaggctgaggcaggatgatcacgGGCAGAAGGCCAGTGTGCCTGGATTATGTGAGACCTTATTTCaaagaatcaaaacaaacaaacaaatgaaaatagtCCCTCACAGGATGCCTGGGTCATTGTGAGGACTCAGGAAATGTATAACAAGTGATAAGTTCTGTGAAAATTGTTACAACAGAAGGAAAATCACCTAGGTATTTATTCCACAACCCTGCAGACAAGGCAGAGCCGTGGGGACTACCCCTTCCCATTCCACCTGGAAAGAGCTGACGCTGAATTTATTTTGCTACCTTATCAACATCTGTTCAACTCTGTACTTACTGGAGCCTTGTGTTAAGGAAAGCGTTGAGTACTATCAATCTCTAGAAGCCACACATCCACAAATAGTGTTCACAATGCTGCAGGAAGCTACCCTGACCTCTGTCTATGCACACGTGTATCTTACATAGTCACGTTTACTTAGTAGTGCAGCAATGATAATAcagataataataatgaaaaagttttttaaaaaccaaaatttgAGTTGTTACCTCTGCTGAGTTGAGTGCTAAGTGCTTTCTTTGCTGGTTTACCTTCCCCAATTAGCCTTGCAGGCAGGCTGGATTAGTCCATTGCAAGTCAAACAAACCAAGGCTCAGAGACCTGCTGGGGGAGAGAGCTGGGGCCTTTGGTGCTTCTTGGGGACTTAGAGCTGCCCCTGCATTTGTCATGGTATGCCCCAGTAGCAGTTATTTGGGACACAATGaccaaaatgatttttttttagtttatttatctcatgtatatgagtaaactgtagctgacatcagacagcaccagaagagggcatcggatccctttacagatggttgtgagccaccatgtggttgctgggaactgaactcaggacctctggaagagcagtcagtgctcttaaccgctgagccatctctccagcctgaccaaAATGATTTTGAGGAACGTGTTTAACAAGGTAACCCCTACCTCTCAATACCTGAGGGAGCTTAAGCTCAGGAAGGCAGCCTGAGATTGCAGCTGTACTGTGTGGCCCTGACCCCAGCACCCAACCCAATCCTAGGTCTATTCAACGCTCCATGTGGGGCTGCACACCTTACCTTTTCTCAGCCCACTCTATGACGGGATCCCATTCGTTCTTCTGAAGTTCCACTAATGTCTCTGGCTCTTCCACCCTGTAGCTAATTCATTGTAAAAACCACCTTCATTAATAAAAAAGTACAAGTCCTTCATTGAGGGACAGAAAAGGAAAATGCAAAGGGCAAAAGCAAAAACTTTACACCAACAACCCAGCTTCCTAAGTCTTGTCCCATAAAGCCATGGTGCTCAGAGTGTAGCCAAGGGGTAAAGGAACCACTTGGGCCAGTAGCACCAGCTCTAGCCTCCCTTCAGAAGCTCACTACCTGGACACTTTCTTAGATAAATCCCACACTGATGACAAGCAGAACCTCTGGGGTTCTGGTCATGTTCCCACATGCCCTCCAGGGACTTTTACTGTAGCTTGAGTTGCAATCCACTACCTTCCAGTTCCCAAGTACTTGACAGGTCCAAACTAGCCCATGTTAGTGCTACTCAAAAGCAGACCTGCAATAAAAATGGGATCCATACCCACTGGACACAGTGCTGTGCTACAAGTTCAgtgacagcccctgctcctgacCAAGGACCAAATGCCTGCTGACCTCAAGAGCCTAGCCACCTCCTGGAGTGGCTCCTTTTCCCAAGGGGATCACCACAGAATCATTTTGATAAAGACACAGAAGGGTCAGTTGATAGGCGCTAACTTGCACAGTCTCATGGATGGGAACCCTAGGGCACCACAGAAAGCTAGTTTGTAAGCAGAGGAGAATGCAGAGAAGCTGAGCTGCTGAGAGCAGAGCAGGAAGCCTTTCCTCCCTACCCAATCCTGGACCTGAAGAGTGGAGGCAGGTAGAACTTGGTCCAACtgcctttgtttatttgttggaaCCCTGTATAGTTTTTAAGAAGCCTTCTTTACCAAAGGGAGGCAGAATGAACTCTGTTCCCTGCAAGCCACTGTTCCCTAGCAAAAACAGAGTAGGCTTTCCTACTCCCTTCTTTTCAGAGTACCTATGCTAGCATGCCAAGCaatccctgggggtggggggtgactcCAAGCCTCTGAGTAATAGGGCCAGCAGGCCCAGTACTGCGCAATCATTCAGCTGTTTCTCTGATGTTCCTTTACTATCACTCTCCAACAAGCAAATACAGACACAGGGGAGAATTCAGAATTGGGAGAGACTGGCCCCTGATTATTGCCACTTGTAATGACAGGGATGCTAATACATGAACACATTGAGGGCCAGATGTGCTGCTGGGGGTTGGCCAATGGGTCCTATAATTCTGGAGCCTGTGAGAACGGCATACATCTCTATGGCAACTCAGCTCAGTCCAAGGGGTACCCTATGCTAGAACAGTCTGAGAAGTTCTCCTCCTGGGGTTCAGTCATATCAATTGGGCTACCTTTTTGACTTCTTGCAAAATAATGACAAAGGCCTTGCCTTTCCCCCCTCTGATATGCTTTggacaaatgaaacaaaatagacTAAGAGGTTCACACCACCCAAGAAGACTGTTCATCTAATGTCACTTACCAGATGGTGTCAGTGTCTAGAAACTTCACAGCTGCCCGGATCAGCTGGTCTTTACTTCGCTGGGTTGGGTTGTCCAAGGATGTGTTGCACAATGTGGTCTTAATGAAAAGGTAGAAGATGCTCTGTCACCCTCTGTGGGGTTCAGGCACATCAGAGCCATGCAGTAGAGCCATTGTCACAGCCGCTGCTGTCACTGCTGCAGCAGCCTATCTGCTAGGGGATCTGAAAACCAGGCTCCGTCTTCAAACTCAATTGTGCTCACCAGATTCATTGGCCTCTCACAGTGGTCTTTCTTGGAGGAGTGAACTTCCTCAAAGTTTCAGGGGCTTTATATATTTTCACATACATGACTATCAGATTAACCTGAATAACAATGCTTTGGGGCAGATGTGAAAATTGAGGCCCACAGAGGtaaaacacatattcacatacaataAAGGCACGAAACTCAAAATAACGAAAAAGCTTTACCAGCTTGTCTGACACCTCAGAAAACAGGTCAGGCAGATTAAACTGGGATCAAGATATTTTCCTAGTGTTAGCTCATCAAGAGGAGGCTTCTGAGACTACTCCAGGCCTCAGTTTGTAGCCTTGTCACCCTGATTATACTAGATAGTCAAGAAGTAGACTATGTTGTTGAGGCCCATCTGGGTCTGCAGTGAGTAGGATGAGAACACCTAACCCCAATACTTCCTTAGAACCATGTGAGGGCTGCATGCATGGTACCATCTGGCCACTCATGGCACCATAAGGTGGGCAGTACGGTAGGGATCACAGGGCTGAAGGGGGATCTCTCTGTATGGCCGAGGGGGCTTGCAGAGGCAGGGCTTCAGGGGCCTCAATGGCCGTGGACCAATGTTCACTGAGCTCCACATATACTTCCAACTGGAACTACTGAGTAAAATCCATGGCCACTGCTCCTCTGTCACTAACCAAGCTATGAAAGTCACAGGAAATAAACATGTAAATAGAAAACAGGCCacggggctgcagagatggctcagcagttaagagcactgactgctcttccaaaggtcttgagttcaaaatcccagcaaccacatggtagctcacaactatctgtaatgagatctgatgccctcttctagcatgtctgtctggaaacagctacagtgtacttacatataataaataaataaatctttagaaaaaaagaaaagaaaagaaaacaggccaCTATAGACTAAgcagtgatgaaacaaatgacgAACTGctataatgaaaaataaaggcTGGGCTCAGGTGAGgcagcagacacctttaatcccagcacttgggaggcagagcaggcagatttctgtgagttcgagatcagactagtctacagagcaaattccaagatagccagaactatataaacaaaacaaaactgtttcaaaaaaaaaaaaaaaaaaaaaagatgagagacATGGCTGAGATGTGGATTATTTGCCTAGTGTGCACAAACCCTGGGCTCaacccccagcactgcataaacaggacatggagacacacacccatcacctcagcactcaggcagtaaaggcagaagttcaaggtcatttgtaGCTACAAATCAAGTTGGAGGCCTGCCTGAGATATGAACccgtgtctcaaaaacccaaaaccaaccaagcaacaagAATAAAACAGAATGGGGGTAGGGGGAGCACTGGGAGTCATTAATGGTGACTTCTGTCCAGAAACCAGGGGAAAAACAGTCACACAACTCAGTTTAGTGTTCCAAGTAGAGCAGACTACCAAGTAGCCAGGCCAGACATGGAGAGCCCTTGACCTGTTCAGTGACAGATGGTTTAAGTGTGGTTGCAGATAGGCAGACAGGAGCTTTGCCTACCCCAGAGCCTTGTCATAATATGGAAAGAACTATAAGTTTTTGCCAGGAAGGCTTGGGGAGCATCAGGTCAAAGTCTGTATGATAAAAGTCTGCTTGCTACAAGTTTGTTACCAGGTGCATGGTGTAGAACTTGATGGTATCCTGCTGAGAGTCCCATTCAGTGGCCACTGCGATGGCCAGGGCTTCGCTGGGGACAGTAAAAAGCTTGGCTTGGGGAGTTTTCAGCTTTCTGTGGTCCAGGTTTATCTCAAAGCCACCTTAAAAGATCAAATGAAAGTTCTCAGGGAATGTGGATTTGAGTGACCATTCCTGTCCTTTAGCAACAAACTTGGTGCACACAAAGACAACACTGACATAAGTGCTACCGTCATCTGGCTGGAGACAAAAGTTTGCCCCAACAATTCACAAAAAGGCCATCAGATTTCTCAGACACTTACCTTCACCCTGTGAGATGCTGACATTCTGATAAAACCTCTTCCTTTCTGTAAGACAGATTTTTCAGAGACAATTTAAAGTAGCATCAAAAGGGCTCCAGAGACAACACCACTTGTATCATCATTGCTAATGCTGACTGATTGGCTTGATTTTCATATTGCCATTCAAGGTCTGCCCTAGTCTGCAGTATCCTCAACAGCTTCCGATTAAAGCTAGGGAAAGACTCTGCAGGGACAAGGGGAGAACGGGACTTGATGGTTATGGCTCTCCTAGTCTCCAAGCCTGTACATCACACATTTAcattcacacagaaaataaagctaACAAAAACATCTCCCATCTTCTCTAACTCATGTATTTAATTAACCAGCTTGCTTGTATATTCAAGAGGAACTCCAAATATTTCCTTCAAGGGGGATAATctgttttatatgtctttgttaGAATTACAGGAACTTATAGAAACTTCATATGTGtgcaaggcagggggagggtccTGGGGAGGGTTTGATAATGAATAAGATAGAAAAATCCTTGTCTTCatgtactttaaattttttataaagtTATCAGACCTCCAAAAGAGGCATGGAAATAAGAGGACTAGTTGGAAAAAGGGGGTGCAAGGGGGGAGGGAATGAAAGGATAATGGAGAAGAATATTATATTATCATCAAAGATTGGACActaaaggctcatatatttgcatgCTTGGTGGATCTCATTGGTGCATTGTTGGGAACGATTAGGAAGTGAGGCCTTGGTGAAAGAGGTGTGACCcggagatgggctttgaggtttcaaaagcttatgccaggctctgtctctctctctgcctgctgcctgtggatcaagatgtagctctcagctacttcttcagcaccatgcctgccaccaTGTTTTCTACCATGACGATATGGTCTAACCCTTTAAAACTATAAACAAGCTTCCATTAAATACCTTCTCTTATAAgagctgctttggtcatgatgtctctttacagcaatagaacactgacttagacaatatatatgtacaaaattataaaagaataatTATAAGAATTATCAGCTCTGGCCACTGAGATAATGATACAATTGACCATATCATCTGAAACTATAACACCATTCTACTATTGCACACATTCTACAACAAAATAGGTAAGTTTCTGCCACCGTTAAATTTCCCTACTTTATCTGCTACCTGGTGGGCTGGCCACAGCCTCCTTTCCTATCTGTGATTGAAGTTGTATACTACATCCACTGTGCATTCTGGTGCCTCTACTGGGTAACATGCAAAAGTCTGGCCAGGCAGAAGTCAGTGAGAACAATTCTTGACACAGGCTTGAGAAATGGGTGAAAGAAATGGGACACAGAAAGGACAGAAACTGACTGTGAAGGACCGACTCTCCCAAAGCTGCCAGGACAGCTAAGTTTCCTATAACCCTCATCTTCTAGCATGCTCTGCTAGCCAGGGCTACCTCTATATCTGAATAAGAATTTAAAAGTATGGATAGTAAGGTGATTAGAGAGGAAATaaagacacacagaaaacaaGACAGTAGAAAGGCAAAAGAACCCAAGAGATAATGGCTTCATATTCAAAGGCTTTAGACAGGGCTTTTCAGTCTGAAGTTTTGACACAGGGCAAACACCAGTCTTCCTACTGGTCCTTACATTCAAGGACCAGCCTTGGGGATGAGATGTGCTCTCCAGAGGTTCTGTCTAGTGAGAGCAAAATGAATAAGTGACTTCAATGACAGCAAGAACATGTGGATGGTGGGAATCCAGACTGAGGAATCCTTATCCCATCTTGAGTTGCAAAAGGACCTCTGAGCAAGCAGTTAAGAGTTCatatgtgggggctggagagatggctcagtggttaagagcactgactgctcttccagaggttctgagttcaaatcccagcaaccacatggtggctcacaaccatctgtaatgagatctgacggcctctctggtgtgtctgaagacagctacagtgtacttagacataataaataaataaatctttaaaaaaaaaaaaaaaagaaaagaattttcagGATTAGAATGGCTTACATGAGGCTCAGTTGATGAAGTACTTGCTTCACAAGTATGATGATCTAGTTGAATGCCCTGTACCTATATAAAAAGCCAGAGAATAGTCATGTAGCTTTCAATACCAGTGTTGAAGAAGTGGGAACAAACAAGAGGATCCCTGCAGCTTGCTGGCCATTTAGCCTAGCCAATTCagcagccctgtctcaaaacacacggagagggtcagcaagatggctcagcaggtaaatgtgCTTATCATGCAAGCCCAatgacctaaattcaatccccagatcCCACACAAGTTTGAAAGGAGAGATGACCACATAAAGATggtctctgtcctccacatgcatgtgtggcACATATATccagacacatatacaaacaatgaaaaacaaagaggcagccataagaaaacaaaaacaaaaaacaaaacaaagacaggagAGAACAACTTTGAAAAGCTAGTCATAAGAAGAATGAGAAATTAATAACCTCTAGTTTTCTTCCCTGAGACGTTGCTTAAGTCCATATACAGAAACAAGTGGTTTTCAGTGTCACTTCCTTCTTAAATCCCTCTTGTCTAATGTATGGTTATTCTACCACTCACAGTTTAGGAGctgccccctaccccccactttTAAGAACCTAAAGGCACAGGACTACAATTCCCAGACTACAATAAAAATCTGTGTCAACCATACAATCATGATACCGTTATCTTTTAAAACAGCGCCATCTGGTGGGTCTTGGACCTTAAAGCTAAATTCAAAATAGTTAACCTTTTATAATCCTATGACATCTCTAAGTGGTGGTTTTCAGACATCAAAATTCGTTTAACATAAACATATAAAGAAAGCCTCCAACtcaggccaggtatggtggtgtgtgCCCTTAACCacagcactgaggaagcagaggtaggcagtttgagaccaacttggtctacatGGAGATCAAAGccatccagggatacacagaaagacCATCTCAATAATTAATGTAATTAATAATCCACACTGAAATACTACATCACACCCTTTGAGGTGACTATAATAAAAAAGTCAGACAATAACAAGTTTTAGTGAGGGTATAAAGAAATTTGAGACTTCATGCACTAGTACTAGAAATTTAAAACATTGCATccaccttaaaaaacaaaaaacaaccttaaGGGCTAGGAGGTGGGGACACAGGTATTTAATCTCAACAACtgagagcagaggcagatggatctctgtagtgtgaggtcagcctgctctacaatgctagttccaggacagctatggctatacagaaaaactatCTTGACACCCCTCGCcaccaaaaaacccccaaaaaacaaaaactaatcttACTATTCCTTAATGAGCTAATTTCCATTTGATCCAGCAATTTTAAGCTTAGAAAATATAGCCAGGAAAGATAAAACCAAACCCATGCAAAAACTTGTACACAAAAAGTGCTGTATCAGCATCATTCATCATCATTCATTACTCAACCAAAGAGTAAGAAACAACTCACGTGTCCATAAATGTGTATTTCTACACCAAGCTATTCAGCAATAAAAAGACTGGACTATGGATATATGTATGATACAACACAGACAGACCTTGAGAACATAAATACTCAATTACTAAGTAGAAAAGGCTAGTCCTAAGCTCCACACAATGCAATGTCTAAAACTGAAATCTTTAAGGAAGTAATGGTTGCCTACGGCTGGGGAGATGGCCAGGCAGGTGGATGGTACTAAAGGGTACtcgctgcctttttttttttaatgtgtttaggaattttgcctgcatgtatgtctatccACGATGTGCACGCCTTGTGCCCAAGGCCAGAAGGCATTTGATCCCCCGGGACTgaagttatggatggctgtgagctgcatgtaggtgctgggaaccaaacccaggtcctcgggaagagcaaccagtgctcttaagcctGAGCCAGCACTCTATCCCCTACGGACTACTTTTTACCATGATAAAAATGTTCTTAAACTGACGGTGATGGTCATTCAAATTAGTGAATATATACTAGGGAATGTACTGTATGCTAAGTAAATTATAtgtattagatttttaaaattttatctcacCTGTGAGTGCTCTGTCTGACTGTATGTACATGTGCTATGTATGTGCTTTGTACCCACAGAGgtcaaggtcagaagagggtatctgatcccatggaactggagttacagatggctgtgagtcactatatgggtgctgggaactgaacccattcctctgtaaaagcaacaagtgttcttaatctctgggccatctctctagccccttaagTAAATTATATCTTAATAAAGGTATTTAAAATTCTGCcagggtcagagagatggctccgtgggtaaaggtgcttacaAGCAAGTCTGATTCCAAGTTTAATCTCCCAAGCCCATGTAAAGGTAGCAAGAGAGCACCAACTGTCAGAGGTTGTCCTCTCATCGCCACATGTACAGTGGCACATGGATGCccaaatacatgcatacacaaataaatatatgataATAAAAAATTCTTGCAGCCAAATACATAAGTGCACTATTTTCCAAATTGCTTTTCATCTGGAGTGGAGGTCCATACCCTAGGCTGTTCTGGCCAATATAATGAAAGCAGAcaatatgtatgagtatgtggcTTTGTTCCAATAAAACTCTACTTCAAAAGCAGATAGCCGTCTGGTCCCTGACACTCCTATGAGAATGGCAAAGCAGGTAACGTCTCTTAAGTGGCAGAAACTTGGAGAAGCTGCCTTGGACAGGAGGCAATTTGTAAATGGTAGGAACAGGACAGGACTTcaagcttttatttctttgggaatTTACCTCATATGCTGCTTCTCCAAACTACATCCTCCTCTGGGCAGAAAACAGCAGGAGGGTGGCAATGGCCTCACAAAGGTCTCTGCACTGCAGGACCTCCTCCTCCAACCCCACAGCGAGCCCTTCCTTCAAAAGCCTCTCCTCTCCTGACAAGTTTCTATGGTGTAGCTGTTCCTAACATTGACAAGTGGATTCTTAAAGAAGAAGGACTTAATAATTTACATACTTCAAAGATACACAAAAATATCTCCCACCTGGGGAGGACAAAAAGAGCAAAGCATACCCTAGGGAGGCACGGCATAAACAAAGGAACACATTCAGGAGTTCACTAAATAGGCAAAGGGTCAATTTAAGCGCATGGAtgctttttgttttccattgtGGAGGTGCTTGATCTGCcatcttttcttctgtattaCAGACTTACCAGTTGGCTCTTAGCATTATTTAGCACATAGTAGGTAGTCAAAGGTGAAAGAAAATAggaatgtatgaatgaatgggGCACAGAGAGCTATCTGTAAGTCAAGCCCGTTCTCCTCCTCCCCATACCCCATGACCTCAAGTGATCCTATCTCAGGCTCCCAAGCAGCTGATACATGTGTGTGACGCTACTCTTAGCTTCTTCCTTTGTCTTTACTGGCTTTTTCTGCCCCACTTTTAGGCCTTCGTTTGTGTCCTGATAAGCAAAAATCAGCTCCCTGGTGCATCCACTCCCTTCCCCAGTTATATAAAATCATGGGCTATAGACCATTGAACGGCTCACCACGTATAGACGCTGACCACTAAACCCAACATCCTCAGTTCAGTCCCTCAAAGCCACAACCAAGTCCTgctggttgtcctctgacctccatgtgcatgccaagtgcacacacagatatatacacactaAATGAAACAAGAAATTATGGGATTTACAGCCTAAAGAATTCTTAAAGGCAATCTCATGCTTCAGATCACCAAAGAAAGCAACATCATACATGCCCAAGACCACAGTACCTCAGAGATTTTGCCAACAACAGACCCCAGGTTTGTACTCTTATGCCAATTGCCAAACTGCCTATGGAATTGTTGCCTAATGAGGGCAGTGTTGCAGCAAGACCTCTAACACCCAGTCATCACCTCTGGACATGTTACACCCCCTTTCTCCCCCATCAAACTCTTACTCATCTCTCAAGCCCCAGTTTAAATGCCCTTTCAATCACCCTGTACACGCTCATCCTTGTGATTTCTTAAGTCCTTCATAGTTCCCATATCACAATATATTGCAAACTATTGTTTCGTAAGCATAATGAATCCTGCATCTGATGTTGAGAATCATTCAGGTGAGACCACATGCCCTCAACACAAAACAACTAACTGAATTTAGAGAGGTCATCACTACTTTTCATTCACTGAAGTGAACCTCACTTGTAGCAATCTCTCTTTCAGAAGCAATGAAATAACCTTCTTTCAGTCTTATTACAGTCCTTAGTAGGTCAAAGAAGCCTGGCATAAACTCCCACTTAGAGAAAGCTGCAGAGAATGCAGAGGCTGTGGCACTGCACTAGGACAGAGGGCCCGCAAACCCCTAAGGAAGTGTGCTGTGTGTGGTGGAAGACTTAAGGCCTGCCTCTGTGCCAAGTCTTCTGCTGGGTCCTGAGGACACAACACAGTCATGAGGACACAACACAGTCAGGTCAGTCTTTGCCTTCCATAGCCTCAACCAGTCTGCTCTGTGACCTTGGATGTCCTGATTGAAAGCCCAAATTTTCCTTTCTGAATCCAACTAAGACACCTGCTCccctttaaaaggaaaaacaaacaaacaaacaaacaagcaaacaaaaaaaccctgaagctgggaggtggtggtggtggtggtagtggtggtagcaCTCAGGaactagagacaggaggatctctgagtacgaggccagcctggtctatagagtgagttccagagcagccagggttacacagaaaaatcctatccccgaaaaaa
This window encodes:
- the Atpaf2 gene encoding ATP synthase mitochondrial F1 complex assembly factor 2 isoform X3, which codes for MSASHRVKTTLCNTSLDNPTQRSKDQLIRAAVKFLDTDTICYRVEEPETLVELQKNEWDPVIEWAEKRYGMEIGSSTSIMGPSIPTQTREVLTSHLSSYNMWALQGIEFVVAQLKSMLLTLGLIDLRLTVEQAVLLSRLEEEYQIQKWGNIEWAHDYELQELRARTAAGTLFVHLCSESSTVKHKLLQE
- the Atpaf2 gene encoding ATP synthase mitochondrial F1 complex assembly factor 2 isoform X2 — protein: MSRQQKGRGFIRMSASHRVKTTLCNTSLDNPTQRSKDQLIRAAVKFLDTDTICYRVEEPETLVELQKNEWDPVIEWAEKRYGMEIGSSTSIMGPSIPTQTREVLTSHLSSYNMWALQGIEFVVAQLKSMLLTLGLIDLRLTVEQAVLLSRLEEEYQIQKWGNIEWAHDYELQELRARTAAGTLFVHLCSESSTVKHKLLQE
- the Atpaf2 gene encoding ATP synthase mitochondrial F1 complex assembly factor 2 isoform 1 (isoform 1 is encoded by transcript variant 1), producing the protein MCPPRSLGRMWRIYPRLRDRWRGLLDRRLSDPTVSVWPGPAPQPPARAYVPPTERKRFYQNVSISQGEGGFEINLDHRKLKTPQAKLFTVPSEALAIAVATEWDSQQDTIKFYTMHLTTLCNTSLDNPTQRSKDQLIRAAVKFLDTDTICYRVEEPETLVELQKNEWDPVIEWAEKRYGMEIGSSTSIMGPSIPTQTREVLTSHLSSYNMWALQGIEFVVAQLKSMLLTLGLIDLRLTVEQAVLLSRLEEEYQIQKWGNIEWAHDYELQELRARTAAGTLFVHLCSESSTVKHKLLQE
- the Atpaf2 gene encoding ATP synthase mitochondrial F1 complex assembly factor 2 isoform 2 (isoform 2 is encoded by transcript variant 3); translated protein: MHLTTLCNTSLDNPTQRSKDQLIRAAVKFLDTDTICYRVEEPETLVELQKNEWDPVIEWAEKRYGMEIGSSTSIMGPSIPTQTREVLTSHLSSYNMWALQGIEFVVAQLKSMLLTLGLIDLRLTVEQAVLLSRLEEEYQIQKWGNIEWAHDYELQELRARTAAGTLFVHLCSESSTVKHKLLQE
- the Atpaf2 gene encoding ATP synthase mitochondrial F1 complex assembly factor 2 isoform X1; protein product: MSRQQVQGIQLDHHTCEASTSSTEPHKGRGFIRMSASHRVKTTLCNTSLDNPTQRSKDQLIRAAVKFLDTDTICYRVEEPETLVELQKNEWDPVIEWAEKRYGMEIGSSTSIMGPSIPTQTREVLTSHLSSYNMWALQGIEFVVAQLKSMLLTLGLIDLRLTVEQAVLLSRLEEEYQIQKWGNIEWAHDYELQELRARTAAGTLFVHLCSESSTVKHKLLQE